The following proteins are encoded in a genomic region of Arachis stenosperma cultivar V10309 chromosome 4, arast.V10309.gnm1.PFL2, whole genome shotgun sequence:
- the LOC130977068 gene encoding pentatricopeptide repeat-containing protein At3g02330, mitochondrial isoform X2: protein MPQRDIISWNTMLFGYAGVGNVGFAQYLFDSMPERDVVSWNSMLSCYLQNGTNRKTIDIFIRMRSLRIPHDYATFAVVLKACLGIGDYCLGLQVHCVAIRMGFDNDVVTASALVDMYSKCKKLDNALQVFYEMPERNLVCWSAVIAACVQNDQFIEGLKLFKDTLKAGIGVSQSTYASAFRSCAGLAAFKLGTQLHGHALKFNFGYDIIVGTATLDMYSKCNRMSDARKLFNSLPNPTRQSYNAIIVGYARQDQGLKALENFQSLQRSHLGLDEISLSGALTACAAIKGRLEGIQLHGLAVKCGLTFDICVANAILDMYGKCGGLLEACVIFDEMERRDAVSWNAIIAAHEQNEEIEKTLSLFVSMLRSTMEPDDFTYGSVVKTCAGQQALNYGMEIHGQIIKSGLGLDSFVGSSLVDMYCKCGMLEEAEKIHYRLEGQTTASWNSMLSGFSSQKQSENAQKHFSQMLEMGVIPDNFTYATVLDICANLATVELGKQIHAQILKLQLHSDVYIASTLVDMYSKCGNMQDSRLMFEKVPKKDYVTWSAMICAYAYHGLGEEAIKLFEDMQLFNVKPNHTIFISVLRACAHMGYVDRGLHYFQKMQNYYGLDPRMEHYSCMVDLLGRSGQVNEALKLIQSMPFEADDVIWRTLLSNCKMQGNIEVAEAAASSLLRLDPQDSSAYVLLSNFYAIVGMWGEVAKIRNIMKNYKLKKEPGCSWIEVRNEVHAFLVGDKAHPRSEEIYEQTRLLVDEMKWDGYVPEIDFMVDEEPEEQDSYEGSQSQNSN, encoded by the coding sequence ATGCCACAAAGGGATATAATCTCATGGAACACCATGTTGTTTGGCTATGCTGGAGTTGGGAACGTGGGGTTTGCACAGTACTTGTTTGATTCAATGCCAGAGAGAGATGTGGTTTCTTGGAACTCTATGCTTTCGTGCTATTTACAAAATGGCACTAATCGAAAGAcaattgatatttttattaggaTGAGATCACTGAGAATTCCACATGACTATGCTACCTTTGCTGTAGTTCTGAAAGCATGTTTAGGTATTGGAGACTATTGCTTAGGTCTTCAAGTGCACTGTGTTGCAATTCGCATGGGTTTTGATAACGATGTTGTAACAGCTAGTGCTCTAGTAGATATGTATTCAAAGTGTAAGAAGCTAGACAATGCTCTTCAAGTTTTCTATGAAATGCCCGAAAGAAATTTGGTATGCTGGAGTGCTGTAATTGCAGCCTGTGTTCAGAATGATCAGTTTATTGAGGGTTTAAAACTGTTTAAGGATACACTGAAAGCTGGTATAGGGGTGAGTCAATCAACCTATGCTAGTGCATTTAGGTCTTGTGCAGGATTAGCTGCATTCAAACTAGGTACACAATTGCACGGTCATgctttaaaatttaattttggatATGATATTATAGTGGGAACTGCCACCTTGGACATGTATTCAAAATGCAACAGAATGTCTGATGCACGAAAGCTTTTCAACTCATTGCCCAATCCTACTCGGCAATCTTATAATGCCATTATTGTTGGATATGCTCGTCAAGACCAAGGTCTTAAAGCTTTAGAAAATTTTCAATCTTTACAGAGGTCACATCTTGGCTTGGATGAGATTAGTCTGTCTGGTGCTTTGACTGCTTGTGCAGCAATCAAAGGCCGGTTGGAAGGGATTCAGCTACATGGATTAGCAGTCAAATGTGGTTTAACGTTTGATATCTGTGTTGCAAATGCCATTTTAGACATGTATGGTAAGTGTGGAGGTCTGCTGGAAGCTTGTGTAATATTTGATGAGATGGAAAGAAGGGATGCTGTCTCTTGGAATGCAATCATTGCAGCTCATGAACAAAATGAGGAAATAGAGAAAACACTTTCACTCTTTGTTTCAATGCTGCGGTCAACAATGGAACCAGATGATTTTACTTATGGTAGTGTTGTAAAGACGTGTGCTGGTCAGCAAGCTTTAAACTATGGTATGGAGATTCATGGACAAATTATTAAGTCCGGGTTGGGGTTAGACAGTTTTGTTGGCAGTTCCCTTGTTGATATGTATTGTAAGTGTGGAATGCTAGAGGAGGCTGAAAAGATTCATTACAGATTGGAGGGGCAAACAACAGCTTCGTGGAATTCAATGCTTTCAGGATTCTCATCGCAAAAGCAAAGTGAAAATGCTCAGAAGCATTTTTCACAGATGCTGGAAATGGGTGTCATACCTGACAACTTCACCTATGCTACAGTTCTAGATATTTGTGCTAATTTGGCTACTGTTGAACTTGGAAAGCAAATTCATGCTCAAATCTTAAAGCTACAGTTGCATTCAGATGTGTATATAGCCAGCACTCTTGTAGATATGTATTCAAAGTGCGGAAATATGCAGGATTCCAGACTAATGTTTGAGAAGGTACCTAAGAAGGATTATGTGACTTGGAGTGCTATGATTTGTGCATATGCATACCATGGTCTTGGAGAAGAAGCCATTAAATTATTTGAGGATATGCAGCTTTTTAATGTGAAACCGAATCATACAATTTTTATTTCAGTCCTCAGAGCTTGTGCGCATATGGGTTATGTGGACAGAGGGCTGCATTACTTCCAGAAAATGCAAAACTACTATGGTTTAGACCCACGGATGGAGCATTATTCATGTATGGTAGATCTTCTGGGGAGGTCCGGACAAGTAAACGAAGCATTGAAGCTTATTCAAAGCATGCCTTTTGAAGCTGATGATGTAATTTGGAGAACTTTGCTTAGCAATTGCAAGATGCAAGGGAATATAGAAGTCGCAGAAGCAGCAGCCAGTTCTTTATTGCGGCTGGACCCCCAAGATTCTTCTGCGTATGTCCTTTTATCTAATTTCTATGCTATTGTGGGGATGTGGGGTGAGGttgcaaaaataagaaatataaTGAAGAATTATAAACTAAAGAAGGAGCCTGGTTGTAGCTGGATTGAAGTAAGAAATGAGGTACATGCGTTTCTTGTGGGGGACAAGGCACATCCAAGATCTGAAGAGATATATGAGCAAACTCGTCTACTTGTGGATGAGATGAAGTGGGATGGATATGTTCCAGAAATTGATTTCATGGTTGATGAGGAGCCAGAAGAACAAGATT
- the LOC130977068 gene encoding pentatricopeptide repeat-containing protein At3g02330, mitochondrial isoform X1, with translation MNPTKKLTFSHIFQRCSSLRALNPGKQAHAQMIVTAFVPSIYVTNCLLQFYCKCSNMAYAFNVFDRMPQRDIISWNTMLFGYAGVGNVGFAQYLFDSMPERDVVSWNSMLSCYLQNGTNRKTIDIFIRMRSLRIPHDYATFAVVLKACLGIGDYCLGLQVHCVAIRMGFDNDVVTASALVDMYSKCKKLDNALQVFYEMPERNLVCWSAVIAACVQNDQFIEGLKLFKDTLKAGIGVSQSTYASAFRSCAGLAAFKLGTQLHGHALKFNFGYDIIVGTATLDMYSKCNRMSDARKLFNSLPNPTRQSYNAIIVGYARQDQGLKALENFQSLQRSHLGLDEISLSGALTACAAIKGRLEGIQLHGLAVKCGLTFDICVANAILDMYGKCGGLLEACVIFDEMERRDAVSWNAIIAAHEQNEEIEKTLSLFVSMLRSTMEPDDFTYGSVVKTCAGQQALNYGMEIHGQIIKSGLGLDSFVGSSLVDMYCKCGMLEEAEKIHYRLEGQTTASWNSMLSGFSSQKQSENAQKHFSQMLEMGVIPDNFTYATVLDICANLATVELGKQIHAQILKLQLHSDVYIASTLVDMYSKCGNMQDSRLMFEKVPKKDYVTWSAMICAYAYHGLGEEAIKLFEDMQLFNVKPNHTIFISVLRACAHMGYVDRGLHYFQKMQNYYGLDPRMEHYSCMVDLLGRSGQVNEALKLIQSMPFEADDVIWRTLLSNCKMQGNIEVAEAAASSLLRLDPQDSSAYVLLSNFYAIVGMWGEVAKIRNIMKNYKLKKEPGCSWIEVRNEVHAFLVGDKAHPRSEEIYEQTRLLVDEMKWDGYVPEIDFMVDEEPEEQDSYEGSQSQNSN, from the coding sequence ATGAACCCAACCAAGAAGTTAACATTTTCCCACATTTTTCAAAGATGTTCCTCTCTCAGAGCCCTCAATCCTGGAAAGCAAGCCCATGCCCAAATGATAGTAACTGCTTTTGTGCCTAGCATCTATGTTACCAATTGTTTGCTTCAATTCTACTGTAAATGTTCCAATATGGCCTATGCATTCAATGTGTTTGACAGAATGCCACAAAGGGATATAATCTCATGGAACACCATGTTGTTTGGCTATGCTGGAGTTGGGAACGTGGGGTTTGCACAGTACTTGTTTGATTCAATGCCAGAGAGAGATGTGGTTTCTTGGAACTCTATGCTTTCGTGCTATTTACAAAATGGCACTAATCGAAAGAcaattgatatttttattaggaTGAGATCACTGAGAATTCCACATGACTATGCTACCTTTGCTGTAGTTCTGAAAGCATGTTTAGGTATTGGAGACTATTGCTTAGGTCTTCAAGTGCACTGTGTTGCAATTCGCATGGGTTTTGATAACGATGTTGTAACAGCTAGTGCTCTAGTAGATATGTATTCAAAGTGTAAGAAGCTAGACAATGCTCTTCAAGTTTTCTATGAAATGCCCGAAAGAAATTTGGTATGCTGGAGTGCTGTAATTGCAGCCTGTGTTCAGAATGATCAGTTTATTGAGGGTTTAAAACTGTTTAAGGATACACTGAAAGCTGGTATAGGGGTGAGTCAATCAACCTATGCTAGTGCATTTAGGTCTTGTGCAGGATTAGCTGCATTCAAACTAGGTACACAATTGCACGGTCATgctttaaaatttaattttggatATGATATTATAGTGGGAACTGCCACCTTGGACATGTATTCAAAATGCAACAGAATGTCTGATGCACGAAAGCTTTTCAACTCATTGCCCAATCCTACTCGGCAATCTTATAATGCCATTATTGTTGGATATGCTCGTCAAGACCAAGGTCTTAAAGCTTTAGAAAATTTTCAATCTTTACAGAGGTCACATCTTGGCTTGGATGAGATTAGTCTGTCTGGTGCTTTGACTGCTTGTGCAGCAATCAAAGGCCGGTTGGAAGGGATTCAGCTACATGGATTAGCAGTCAAATGTGGTTTAACGTTTGATATCTGTGTTGCAAATGCCATTTTAGACATGTATGGTAAGTGTGGAGGTCTGCTGGAAGCTTGTGTAATATTTGATGAGATGGAAAGAAGGGATGCTGTCTCTTGGAATGCAATCATTGCAGCTCATGAACAAAATGAGGAAATAGAGAAAACACTTTCACTCTTTGTTTCAATGCTGCGGTCAACAATGGAACCAGATGATTTTACTTATGGTAGTGTTGTAAAGACGTGTGCTGGTCAGCAAGCTTTAAACTATGGTATGGAGATTCATGGACAAATTATTAAGTCCGGGTTGGGGTTAGACAGTTTTGTTGGCAGTTCCCTTGTTGATATGTATTGTAAGTGTGGAATGCTAGAGGAGGCTGAAAAGATTCATTACAGATTGGAGGGGCAAACAACAGCTTCGTGGAATTCAATGCTTTCAGGATTCTCATCGCAAAAGCAAAGTGAAAATGCTCAGAAGCATTTTTCACAGATGCTGGAAATGGGTGTCATACCTGACAACTTCACCTATGCTACAGTTCTAGATATTTGTGCTAATTTGGCTACTGTTGAACTTGGAAAGCAAATTCATGCTCAAATCTTAAAGCTACAGTTGCATTCAGATGTGTATATAGCCAGCACTCTTGTAGATATGTATTCAAAGTGCGGAAATATGCAGGATTCCAGACTAATGTTTGAGAAGGTACCTAAGAAGGATTATGTGACTTGGAGTGCTATGATTTGTGCATATGCATACCATGGTCTTGGAGAAGAAGCCATTAAATTATTTGAGGATATGCAGCTTTTTAATGTGAAACCGAATCATACAATTTTTATTTCAGTCCTCAGAGCTTGTGCGCATATGGGTTATGTGGACAGAGGGCTGCATTACTTCCAGAAAATGCAAAACTACTATGGTTTAGACCCACGGATGGAGCATTATTCATGTATGGTAGATCTTCTGGGGAGGTCCGGACAAGTAAACGAAGCATTGAAGCTTATTCAAAGCATGCCTTTTGAAGCTGATGATGTAATTTGGAGAACTTTGCTTAGCAATTGCAAGATGCAAGGGAATATAGAAGTCGCAGAAGCAGCAGCCAGTTCTTTATTGCGGCTGGACCCCCAAGATTCTTCTGCGTATGTCCTTTTATCTAATTTCTATGCTATTGTGGGGATGTGGGGTGAGGttgcaaaaataagaaatataaTGAAGAATTATAAACTAAAGAAGGAGCCTGGTTGTAGCTGGATTGAAGTAAGAAATGAGGTACATGCGTTTCTTGTGGGGGACAAGGCACATCCAAGATCTGAAGAGATATATGAGCAAACTCGTCTACTTGTGGATGAGATGAAGTGGGATGGATATGTTCCAGAAATTGATTTCATGGTTGATGAGGAGCCAGAAGAACAAGATT